In one Verrucomicrobiia bacterium genomic region, the following are encoded:
- the argB gene encoding acetylglutamate kinase → MQELVEKADILIEALPYIKKFRGKEFLVKYGGAALTYEGIRDNVLHDLVFMNYVGIRPILIHGGGIHITENLKKKGIKSQFVNGLRVTDKATIDTVIETLAEINKDIAHDLNKFGARAIGLSGHSADIIHVTKHTENGDVGYVGAVQYVNISPLKELTGVNIIPVIYPIGIDEGGHAYNVNADDAAAAIAAAMGVQRMVVLTNVNGILSNVEDKDSLISSLQCKDVQDLIDRKIISGGMIPKVKACMTALEGGVKKAHIIDGRIKHSLLLEIFTDKGIGTEITL, encoded by the coding sequence ATGCAAGAATTAGTCGAAAAAGCGGACATCCTGATCGAAGCCCTTCCTTATATTAAGAAGTTCCGGGGGAAGGAGTTTCTGGTGAAGTACGGCGGCGCGGCGCTCACCTACGAAGGCATCCGCGACAATGTGCTGCACGACCTGGTTTTCATGAACTATGTCGGGATCCGGCCCATCCTGATCCACGGCGGCGGCATTCACATTACCGAGAATCTGAAAAAGAAGGGCATCAAGAGCCAGTTCGTCAACGGCCTGCGCGTCACCGACAAGGCCACGATCGATACCGTGATCGAGACTCTGGCCGAGATCAACAAGGACATCGCGCATGACCTGAACAAATTCGGGGCGCGCGCCATCGGCCTTTCCGGACATTCCGCCGACATCATCCACGTGACCAAGCACACGGAAAACGGCGACGTGGGCTATGTCGGGGCGGTCCAGTACGTGAACATCTCCCCGCTGAAAGAACTGACAGGGGTCAACATCATCCCGGTCATTTATCCGATCGGAATCGACGAGGGCGGCCATGCCTATAACGTCAATGCGGACGATGCCGCGGCCGCGATCGCGGCGGCCATGGGCGTCCAGAGAATGGTCGTGCTGACCAACGTCAACGGCATCCTGAGCAACGTCGAAGACAAAGATTCGCTTATCTCGTCGCTCCAGTGCAAAGACGTCCAGGACTTGATCGACAGAAAAATCATCAGCGGCGGCATGATCCCCAAGGTCAAGGCCTGCATGACGGCCCTCGAAGGCGGCGTCAAAAAAGCGCACATCATCGACGGACGCATCAAACACTCGCTGCTTCTGGAAATTTTCACGGACAAAGGTATCGGGACCGAAATCACCCTGTAG
- a CDS encoding argininosuccinate synthase, with translation MRKKVVLAFSGGLDTSCAVRWLQDKYNLDVVCFSAFIGEVKDKKKLERKAFAGGAKKVIVEDLKQTFAEEYLMPALWAQARYEGKYPLATALGRPLIAKRLAEVALKEKAEYVAHGCTGKGNDQVRIEVGVRTFAPELRIIAPLREWEFKSREEEIDYARKHNIPVDATKASPYSIDKNIWGIAIEAGILENPMTEPPKDAYVMTKDISQVPDDPKYITIDFENGIPVKLNGARKTLVDLIESLNEIGGAYGVGRFDMIENRLVGIKSREVYEAPGAEILLKAHAELESMVMDREYLHYKRVLSEKYSQLVYFGQWFTPLKQALDAFFAVNQSRVTGKIKVKLEKGHAVCVGRESAFSLYSEKLATYSAHDAFDHKAAQGFMKVWGMPYEGMMSGKKKSAKKEKKPALQEMALS, from the coding sequence ATGAGAAAGAAAGTCGTACTCGCATTTTCCGGCGGTCTTGATACTTCCTGCGCGGTCCGGTGGCTCCAGGACAAATACAACCTCGACGTCGTCTGCTTTTCCGCGTTCATCGGCGAAGTCAAAGACAAGAAAAAGCTCGAGCGCAAGGCCTTTGCCGGCGGCGCCAAAAAAGTCATCGTCGAAGACCTGAAGCAGACGTTCGCGGAAGAGTACCTCATGCCCGCGCTGTGGGCGCAGGCGCGCTACGAAGGCAAATACCCGCTGGCCACCGCGCTGGGCCGGCCGCTGATCGCAAAGCGTCTCGCGGAAGTCGCGCTGAAGGAAAAGGCGGAATACGTGGCGCACGGCTGCACGGGCAAAGGCAATGACCAGGTCCGCATCGAAGTCGGCGTCCGGACGTTCGCGCCGGAACTGCGCATCATCGCGCCTCTGCGCGAATGGGAATTCAAGTCCCGCGAAGAGGAGATCGATTACGCCCGGAAGCACAACATCCCGGTCGACGCGACGAAGGCCAGCCCGTACTCCATCGACAAGAACATCTGGGGCATCGCGATCGAAGCCGGAATCCTGGAAAATCCCATGACCGAACCGCCGAAAGACGCCTACGTCATGACCAAAGATATTTCTCAGGTCCCGGACGATCCGAAGTACATCACGATCGATTTCGAGAACGGCATTCCCGTGAAGCTGAACGGCGCGCGCAAGACTCTGGTCGACCTCATCGAGAGCCTGAATGAAATCGGCGGCGCATACGGCGTCGGCCGTTTCGACATGATTGAAAACCGGCTCGTCGGCATCAAGAGCCGCGAAGTCTATGAAGCCCCGGGCGCGGAGATTTTGCTGAAGGCGCATGCGGAGCTCGAGAGCATGGTTATGGACCGGGAATATCTTCACTACAAGCGCGTGCTCTCCGAAAAGTATTCGCAGCTCGTTTATTTCGGGCAGTGGTTCACGCCGCTGAAGCAGGCGCTCGACGCGTTTTTCGCGGTGAACCAGAGCCGCGTCACCGGCAAAATCAAGGTGAAGCTGGAAAAAGGCCACGCGGTTTGCGTGGGCAGGGAATCCGCGTTCTCGCTTTATTCGGAGAAGCTGGCGACCTATTCCGCCCATGACGCGTTTGACCACAAGGCGGCCCAGGGCTTCATGAAGGTTTGGGGCATGCCGTACGAAGGCATGATGAGCGGCAAGAAAAAGTCCGCGAAAAAGGAAAAGAAACCCGCGCTGCAGGAGATGGCGCTGAGCTGA
- a CDS encoding aspartate aminotransferase family protein — protein sequence MKTKEVQSLYEKFILPTYTQIPVCLVKGKGSRVWDLEGNEYLDFFPGWAVSALGHCHPSVVSAVKKQASKILHISNNFLNLKQAQLAQEISNHAFPAKTFFCNSGAEAAEGAIKFARKFGAGSRYEIITFRKSFHGRTMGAVAATAQDKIQNGFQPLLEGFRYATFNDLDSVKAAVTDKTIGIFLEPIQGEGGVQIATEEFIKGLRYLCDLRKILLMFDEVQTGMGRTGKMFAFQHYGVEPEVMTLAKALGGGVPIGALVINDKVAKGVFGPGSHGSTYGGNPLVTAAALGVFRAIKKDGLLKKSKDMGAYLLEKLSGLKEKFSVITDARGLGLMCALELSQPGAPVVDAARKKGLLINCTQDKVLRIMPAMTVSKKQVDKAVKILEESFQEAYAEAKAV from the coding sequence ATGAAAACAAAAGAAGTGCAGTCGCTTTACGAAAAATTCATTCTTCCGACGTATACCCAGATACCCGTGTGCCTGGTCAAGGGCAAGGGCTCGCGTGTCTGGGACCTGGAAGGCAATGAGTACCTGGACTTTTTCCCGGGCTGGGCGGTTTCCGCGCTCGGGCATTGTCATCCGTCCGTCGTGAGCGCGGTCAAGAAGCAGGCCTCGAAGATCCTGCACATCTCGAACAATTTCCTGAATCTCAAACAGGCGCAGCTCGCCCAGGAAATTTCGAATCATGCGTTTCCGGCGAAAACCTTTTTCTGCAACAGCGGCGCGGAAGCGGCCGAAGGAGCGATCAAGTTCGCGCGCAAATTCGGTGCCGGCAGCCGCTACGAGATCATCACGTTCCGGAAATCCTTCCACGGCCGCACCATGGGCGCGGTGGCCGCGACGGCCCAGGACAAAATCCAGAATGGCTTCCAGCCGCTGCTCGAAGGCTTCCGCTATGCGACGTTCAACGATCTGGATTCCGTGAAGGCCGCGGTGACGGACAAGACCATCGGTATTTTTCTCGAGCCCATCCAGGGCGAGGGCGGCGTCCAGATCGCGACCGAGGAATTCATCAAAGGCCTGCGCTACCTCTGCGACCTGAGAAAGATCCTGCTGATGTTCGATGAAGTGCAGACCGGCATGGGCCGCACCGGCAAGATGTTCGCGTTCCAGCATTATGGCGTGGAACCGGAAGTCATGACGCTGGCCAAGGCGCTCGGCGGCGGCGTCCCCATCGGCGCGCTCGTGATCAATGACAAGGTCGCCAAGGGCGTGTTCGGCCCGGGCTCACATGGCTCGACGTACGGCGGCAATCCGCTCGTGACGGCAGCCGCGCTCGGCGTTTTCCGCGCCATCAAAAAAGATGGCCTCCTGAAGAAGTCGAAGGATATGGGCGCGTATCTTCTTGAAAAGCTGAGCGGCCTCAAGGAAAAGTTCAGCGTGATTACGGACGCGCGCGGGCTCGGCCTCATGTGCGCCCTGGAACTGTCGCAGCCCGGCGCCCCTGTCGTGGACGCGGCGCGGAAAAAAGGCCTTCTCATCAATTGCACGCAGGATAAAGTTCTCAGGATCATGCCGGCCATGACCGTTTCCAAGAAGCAGGTCGACAAGGCCGTGAAAATCCTCGAGGAGTCGTTCCAGGAAGCGTACGCGGAGGCGAAGGCCGTATGA
- the argF gene encoding ornithine carbamoyltransferase — protein MRRHLISINDLKIRDIEKILSLAEEVKRFPEEFQNALRGHKFGLIFEKPSTRTWVSFDAGIFSLGGSTVYLGPEDIKLGEREEVRDVARVLDRYLAGIIMRTFAHETITEFEKYFQKPVINGLSDREHPCQALADYLTIREHFSDLSKPVVAFIGDGNNVMNSLLYLAAHLGGTFRYATPKKHEPAKEVLDLAQKIAAKTGAKISGTHDPREAAEGADVLYTDVWVSMGEEKIRDKKLKEFKGFQINKKLMDLARKKAIVMHCLPAHRGEEITDDVMESKNSVVFDQAENRLHIQKAVLLFLHSTF, from the coding sequence ATGAGGCGGCATCTGATCTCCATCAACGACTTGAAAATCCGCGACATCGAGAAGATCCTTTCTCTCGCCGAGGAAGTGAAACGCTTTCCCGAGGAATTCCAGAACGCGCTGCGCGGCCATAAATTCGGGCTCATTTTCGAAAAACCCTCAACGAGGACCTGGGTTTCGTTCGACGCGGGCATTTTTTCGCTGGGCGGCAGCACGGTTTATCTCGGCCCCGAAGACATCAAGCTGGGCGAGCGCGAGGAAGTCCGCGACGTGGCTCGCGTCCTCGACCGCTACCTCGCGGGCATCATCATGCGCACGTTCGCGCACGAGACCATCACGGAATTCGAGAAATATTTCCAGAAGCCGGTCATCAACGGCCTGAGCGACAGGGAACACCCGTGCCAGGCGCTGGCGGATTATCTCACGATCCGGGAGCATTTTTCCGACCTGTCGAAGCCCGTCGTGGCCTTCATCGGAGACGGCAACAACGTCATGAATTCGCTGCTGTATCTCGCGGCGCACCTGGGAGGGACGTTCCGCTACGCCACGCCCAAAAAGCACGAGCCGGCGAAAGAAGTCCTCGACCTGGCGCAGAAGATCGCGGCGAAGACCGGCGCGAAAATTTCCGGCACCCACGATCCGAGGGAAGCGGCTGAAGGCGCGGACGTCCTGTACACGGACGTCTGGGTCAGCATGGGCGAAGAAAAGATCCGCGACAAAAAGCTGAAAGAATTCAAGGGCTTCCAGATCAACAAGAAGCTCATGGATCTCGCCAGAAAAAAAGCGATCGTCATGCATTGCCTTCCCGCGCACCGCGGCGAGGAAATCACCGACGACGTGATGGAAAGCAAAAATTCGGTCGTGTTCGACCAGGCGGAAAACCGCCTGCATATTCAGAAAGCAGTCCTTTTGTTTCTTCATTCCACTTTTTAG